In Paludibaculum fermentans, the genomic stretch AAGGTCCCTCAAGCTATTTCCTCCGCCACTGGGGCAGCCGCCGGGCAGGCCGCTGGGCTATTCGGGCAGAATCCGGCATCCCCTGCCGCTCAGGCTGATGCGGCTTCCAATACGCCAAGCACGGTTGGGCTGCCGGCGGCCGCCGGTTCTCCACTTGCATCCTCACCGGCCGGCGGTGAGGTATTCCTGCCCGCGGCCGAACAGCCCGTCGCACGGCCCGACCCCAGGCCTCGACCCATTTCCAAGGAGGATGAAAACACATCGCGGTAGGGCCGGCCGCCGCTCGGCCCGGAGCAGCTTCATTCGTCCGCAACCCGAGCCATCAGGCGTCCGTCCCAACCCATGGCTCCTCCAGCCGCCCTGAATCGCGGTCCAGCGCCCTGTACGCGAGGTGGAAACACTCGATTTTACGCTGTAGATTGATATAGTAATCTGACTGAATTCGTAACTTGAAGGAGAGATGCGATGCATCCCCCGGTGTCCGGCCGCTCCCGCTATGAGCTGCGGGAAGTCCTCGGACGTGGCGGCATGGGCGTTGTCTACAAAGCGTATGACACGCTCATGCACCGCGAGGTGGCCCTAAAAACCATTCTCGACGTCCAGAGCAAAGCGGCTCTTGACCTGTTCTACCGCGAATGGGGCCTCCAGGCCTCCATTACGCACCCGAACATCGCCGAGATCTACGACATCGGCGAGATGCAGCACGAGGGAGCGGTGCGCCCCTACTTCGTGATGCCGCTCCTGCCCGGCACCACGCTCACGGAACTCATCCGCACCTCCAGCGCCCGCCTCACCATCGATCGCGCGCTCGGCATCCTCACCCAGGTCTGCCGGGGGCTTCAGGCTGCCCACGATCGCGGCCTGATTCACCGCGACCTGAAACCCAGCAACGTTTTCGTCCTGGAAGACGACTCCGTCCGCATCATCGATTTCGGCATTGCGCACGTCGAGACCTCCGCCCAAACCAGCGTCCGGGGCACTCTCGCTTACATGGCGCCCGAACTGCTCCAGATGAAGCCGGCCAGCGTGGCCAGCGACATCTTCGCCCTGGGCGTACTCAGTTACGAATCCCTCACCCGCCGCCGCCCATTCGAAGGCTCGAATGACGCCGAACTTTCCCGCGCCATCCTCTACAGCAGCCCTCATCCCATCTCGGAACTGGTGCAGGGCGTTCCGCTGAATGTTTCCCGCACCATCCACAAGGCGATGGCCAAACAGCCCTGGCACCGCTACGCCAGCGCGCGCGAATTCGGCGAGACGCTCATCAAGGCGCAGCGCGGCGAGCCTATCGATTTCTTCGACTCCGCCAAAGTGCTGCCCCGCGTCGAACGGGCTTCCCGCGCCTATGAACGCGGCGAGTATCAGGTCGCCACCGAGATCCTCAATGAGCTCGAATGTGAAGGACATATCGAACAGGAGATCCTGCTGCTCCGCCGGCAGGTGGAACAAACCCAACGCCAGTTAACTGTTCGCGGGTTTTTGGACAGCGCCCGCCGCTTCGCCGAGGAGGAAGAGTTCGCCCTTTCTCTCCGCAAGGTCCAGGAAGCGCTCGACCTCGACCCCGAGAACACCGACGCCCAGGCCCTGCGCAATGAGGTGGAGAAGCAGCGGCGTGCCCGGAAGATCGAGGAATGGGCCGCGCTGGCCAAGAAGCACCTCGAGAACAATGCGTTCACCCATGCCCGCACCGCCCTGCAGAGCCTCCTGGAACTCCGCCCGAACGAACCCAATGCACTGGCGCTGCTCGCCGAGATTCAGCGCAAGGAGCAGGAGTTCGAGAAGATCCGCCAGGAGAAGAGCCGGTTAGTGGCCAGCGCCCGCGACGCCTGGCAGCGCGGCGAAGTCACCAGCGCTTTGACGAACCTCGAGAAATGGGTCAATCTCGACGGCCAGGCGCCGGAGACTGATGCTGAGCGGATGGTCTCGCTGCAAAGCTTCTACAAGCAGGTGCGCGGCGAGCATGAAGCGCTGAAGAACTCCTATGACAAGGCGCGTCACCTGCTCTCCGAGGGTGATCACGCCGGGTCGCTGGCCATCTGCAATCAGTACCTGGCCAAGTATCCAGGCCATGCCCTGTTTCAAGCGCTGAAGTTCGACGTCGAAGAACGCCAACGGCAAAACCTCTCCGCCTACATCGCCGAGACCGACCGGCGCGTCGACAACGAAGCCGACCTGGATCGCCGGGTCGCTGTTCTCGAAGAAGCTCTCCGCCAGCATCCCGGTGAAAGTCATTTCGAACGCGCGCTGAAATTGACCCGCGACAAGCGCGATCTCGTCTCGAGCGTCGCGTCGCGCGCCCGGCTCCACGAGGACGAGGGCCGCTTCGGCGAGGCGCTGGACCAGTGGGAAGTCCTCCGCGCGATCCATGCCTCCTTCCCCGGCCTGGAGTATGAGATCGATCGCGTTCAGAAGCGCCGTGACTCCCAGGCCCTGGTGGATGCCCGCTCAGGCTGGATTCGCCAGATCGACCATCACATCGAGGCGCGGGACTTCACCAAGGCGGCCGCCTCCGCGTCTCAGGCTCTCGCCGAGTTCCCCGGCGACCAGGAACTGATCGAACTGCGCAAGATGGCGGACGAGAAATACGCCCAGGTCAACCTGGCCGTTTCCCTGCTTGAGCAGGGCCGCGCCGTCGCCGCCGAAGGACAACCGGAAGCGGCGCTGGAACTCCTGCACAAGGCCTACCAGACCGATCGGGACAATCCAATGATCCGGTCGGCGCTCGTCAATGCCCTCGCCTTGCGGGCTAAGAACGTCGCGGACACCGATCCCACCAGTGCCGACGAGCTGGTCGGACAGATTCTGAAGATTGATCCCGGCCATACCATCGGCTTGAATTTGCGGGCCCTGCGGGCAGACAAGAAGAAGGAAGAGTTCATCGGCTGGTGCACCGCCCAGGCACGCAAGCTGCAGGCGGCCGGCGACCTGGAAGGCGCCATCGTGATCGTGCAGGAGGGCCTTTCCAAATACCCCAACGATGCCCGCCTGAATCAGCTTTACACTACCCTGGATCGCACCCAGGGCGGCATCCGGAAGATGCCCCAGCCGCCTCCACTCCCCGCACCTCCGCCGCCGGCTGCTGCCGCACCCGGACCACCGCCACCCGTCGTGCCACCGAAGCCCGGGCCGGCGCCCAGCGTTCCTCAGCCGCCAACCCGGGTTCCCACGATGGCGCCCCCGGTCGTACCACCACCGCCGGGGCCTGGCGGCAACGTGCCTCCTCCTCTGCCTGTGCAGTCGCCTCCCGTGGTGCCGCCTCCGCCTTCCGCTGCGGTGCCGCTGCCTCCGCAGGCTTCCGTGAATGTGCCGCCGACCCCACCATTGCCGCCGCCGGGCCCAGGTGTGCCCCCGCTTCCTGTCACTGAGCGGCCCATTGCCGGTAAATCTCCCCTGCCGGCAGAGCCGGCGGTGCCGCCCACCACGGTCATTTCACCTGTCGCTCCGCCGACGGTTCTGAAGTCACAGGCCCCACCGCCGCCTCCGGCCAAGCCTTCTTCGCTCGCCACCCTGGTCAACAGCTCAAAAACCATACGCTATGGTCTGGTGGGAGCGGCGGCTCTCATCCTGATTGCCAGTGTCGCGGCAATCTTCAAAAAAGCTCAGCCGGTGGGACCAGTTCTCGTCAAAGTCGAGGTGCGCACGACACCGCAGGGCGCGAAGATCTCAATCAGCGACCAGGATCGCGGAGTCTCCAATCTCAAGCTGGACTTGACACCCGGTGAGTATCGCGCGGCCGCCGAGTTGGAGGGCTACCAACCGACATTCAGTACTTTCACGGTACGACCAGGTGCCCCGATAGTCGTTGATCTGACTCTGCTGCCCTGGAAGCCCGCCGTGCGCGTCGTGAGCGAGGCCGAAGTGACTCAGGCCACTCTTTCCGGCCAGACCATGAATCCCGGTGCGCCAGGCGAGTATGCTGTTGATTCGCTGGGAGAAGGCTCTTACCAGTTGCGGATCGTGTCACCGAAGGGGGAGGTCAGTGCCGGCCTCCAGCTTTCGCCCCGCTCCGTGGCAACGTTGGCCGGGCCCATCCAGGTCAAGGACTTGGGGCTGATGCTCGTGAATCAGTATCTTGACCGCGTTGTGATCTATTACAGCGATCCCACCAGCAAGGTGAGCCTCGACGGCCAACCTGCCCAGCCGGTGCCCGTGGATGGCTTATCCATCAATGGGGTGAAGACTGGAGCCCACACCGTGAATGTCGAAGTCGGCACCACTACCCGCACCCTGACGTTCACCATGGCGCAAACGCCTATCGTTCAGGCGTTTGTCCTCGGCAAGGCCGAGGCTGATATGGGCACGATTCTGGTGAAGGCCGGCGAGGAGAACGTCAGCGTCACGATCAATGGCTACCCGCACTATCTGAAGACCCGCCAGGGGCAGGTCCGGCTGGTCAGCATTAAGCCGGGTACTTACAAGTTGGCGATTGCAAAGGATGGCTTCGAGGTGCCGCCCGCCCAGAATGTTGAGGTGAAGAAGGGCGAAGAGGCGATCGTCGAGTTCAAGCTGAAACAGATCGCCAAATTGGCCACCGCTAAAATCCAGGGCGCTCCGGGCGCTCAGCTTTTCATTGATGGGCAGGCCGCTGGTTCGCTGGCGCCCGACGGAACCTTCTCTGTGGATGTTGCGCCAGGCAGTCACAGTTTTGAGCTGCACCGCGGTACGGCGAAGTCCAAACCTGTCACCCGGGACTTTAAATCGGGTGAGACCGTACAGGTTGCCGTCGATCTGCCCGCCCAGCAGGTGAATGGCACGGTTCGCTTCGAGGTCACCCCCTCGGATGCCACCCTCACGATACGGCGCGCCAACGAGCCCGAATCCCAGGCGCGGCCGGTGAGCCAGAATCCGCTTTCCCTGCCGGAAGGATCTTACATCGTCTTCGCCGCCTCTCCGAAGCATACGTCTTCGGTCGCGAACCTAAATGTCCAGAATGGGGTGAGCCAGACGCTGACCCTCTCTCTGCGCGCCCTGGAGGATCGCCAGCCCAAGAAAGCCGCCGAGACCCATGGGCTGGGAGACTTTGACGACCCGAACGGCTGGTCGAATGAGGGAGAGTGGAACGTCCGGAAGGGTGGGAAGTATGTCACCTACCGTCTGGCAAACACGGCGGCTGTCTTCCAGTTCCAGATTCAACAGCGCAAAGGTAAGCGGCTTCAGTGGTTCCTGCACTATACGGATTCTCGCAATCATGTGCTGTTCCGTCTGGACAAGACCAGCTTTTCGCGGGTCCTGGTGGCCGGCGGAAAATCGACCGATCAGGCCAGAATCGAGCACCATCTGCAGGATACCGGCACGTACGAAGTCCGCATCACCGTCGATTCCGATCGCATCGTCCACGAACTGCGGAATGGCGATCGCTGGGTGGTTGTCGACTCCTACAGTGAGAAGGGAGTTGATCTGGCTGCCGGTAAGTTCGGGTTCTACGTGCCGGAAAGCCTGATCCCAGGGCACGACGAATACGGAGTGAAGAAGTTCACAATGGTCACGAAGCCGCGCTGAGCGCCCGGCTAGTCCGTGCCGCAGGAAGCAGGGAAGATCATGCACAGCAGGCGGCGCGCCACGGGCATCCGTTTGGCCTTGCCCGTTCGTGCCCCCGTCTCGTTGTCCTGGATCTGGGCGCCGCTTTCCCTCATCCGGTTCAACAACTTACGCCCGGCGTCATCCACTTCCGTGACTCCGGTGACATCCACAACAAGGTCTTTCTTGCCCAGAATCGATTGTGCAGTCTGCCAACTGCACTCCAGTTGGCGGATTGACCGCTCATCCAGCGGTCCTCGTAGTTGAAAACGGAAACAGGCGCGTTCGTCGTGTTGGTAGATCGTCAGCGCTTCCATGGTTCATAGATTTAGACGCGTTCACTTGGGAGGACGTTGCAATTCCTCTTCGGATTGTTCGACGCGCGTTGTCTACCAATCAGGTGGGTTGCTGTTGGAAGTGGGTTCTGGGGGATAAGGGTTTGGGCTAATCCAGCGGACTCTCGAGGTCCTCGCCGGCACTCTCAATGAGTATCGGCCGCTGCCTGTGTTTCCGGAACGAATTGATTCCCTGAAATGCGAGATAGTACAGATTCCCGCGGATGATGGCGTGCCGGTTCTCGAGGATAAACCGGCGCAGCAGCCGGGCGGAAGGACGAATCCGCTGGGGTGGAATCTGGGAGGCGGCGGTCAGGTCCACGGTCGGGGTGCATGCCTTGAGCCGTACAACAGCCATCCGTCCGTCAGTGGAGATGCGGCCATAGGGTTCATCGGAAAAGTCCGGCCGGTCGATCAGGTCGTCGTCTTCCACGCAGCCCGCAAAACTCAGGTCCTCCACCACTTTGTGCCGCTCTCTGTCGATATACGGGTCGATACGATGTGTATACGACATGCCTCCGGCACGCACCCGGATGCCGGTGTCGTGCGTCGCGGCGGCTACCCACACCTCGCGCCCCTCATATTGATCGGGCTGCTTCCAGACCCGGATATGGTGGCGCTTGGCGATGGTGTTCAAGGACCGTTGGAACACCAGGTCCGGCGGGCGCCCGTGCAACTGCAGCAGGGATACCGGCGCTGTCGGATAGGCGTCCTGGGTCGTCATCGCCTTGTAGCCGCGCAAGACCGTCTGGGGCGCCATGGTATCCGCCGTAAACCAGCCTGATCTTTGGAACGCCTGCTCAAGATCCTCGCGGGACCCGATGAACAGGAGATTCGTAATGTCCGCTGACTTTCCGCTGGTGCCGCGGGTGGTGAGCAGCGGCTGCGCAGCGGCCAGGGATACAAGCTCAGCCGGGGGGGACGGCAAGAGAGATGTTGGAACAGCCGGCAAAGGCTGGAACCTGCTTCTCGTGCTCAGCACGAGGTCTGCGCCGGCGGGCAAATGGATCTCCGGCTCGGGAAAGCGCACCAGCAGCATGCGCAAACCGGCGATCGCCGGGGCCATGGCGGGGTGGAAGTTCGACTGCAGCCACGTGAAATGGGCAATGCCCGAGAACCCAATGGAGGCCCGGCCAAACATGGACAGGTCCGGGCGCCGCCACATCCCCAGCAACAGACCGGGCGGTCCGCTGGTGGCCAGGATCCCCTTGATGCGGCCATTCTCCAAAACCTGCTCGCGGGCGTTGTCTACTTCCATCAGGCGCGCGGTGAAAGGCTGTTTGTCCCCGCCTGGCGGCTGCCATTCGTAAAACTCCAGCTGCATGGACGCTCTTTCATGGATGAAGCCGCGCCCCACTCTGGTTGTCTTGGCCACTCGTCCACGCACGATGCTGTTGCGCGGAATCAGAATCCGTCCATCCTGCTCCACGGGCGCTACGACAATCGCCTGGAACTCGTCGCCCGGCCTGGAGGAAAAACTCGACAACGGCGAGAGCAACCTGACCGTAACCACGGTCCCTGAATTGGTAGGAAGCGTGTTGAATGCCCCTGCGTTCGCCAGTTCCGGCGTCAACAGCAACACCCAGGCCAATACAGCAGCGGCCCGACAGGCCAGAAGCGTGAAGAAACTAACCACGGCTGATTCTCCGGCTGATTCCAATGGCAATAAAACTCAGGAGAATGCTGGCGGCGCCGTCCACGGCATAGTGATAGCGCCCGTAGACTGTGGCGATGGTGATCAGGACCGCCATGACCATCAGCAACCTTCCGACCCAGGGTTTCTCCGGCAGCGCATACCGCATGCTGAGGGCGCACGAGAAGGCTGTCGCCACATGGCCGCTGGGGAAGACGCCTGTTTGGATGTCACCCCAGGACAAAACCCACAAGTTGAAGCGCCGGAAAACCGTATCCACGGCTGGCAGGTCGAGGTGTGCAAACTCCAGCCTCGGCGAGGCCGATGGAAAGAAGGGGAGCAGTGCGTAGACCAGCAGCGTGCTCAGCAGATACGGAAATAGAAACTCGTCAACGCGGTGGCGGCGGCGGTATATGTAGAGCGCCGCGATCGACAACGGCGGAATTGAATAGAGCAGGGAATAGGCAAGCTCCAGCACCGACGGAATCAGCCTGCCCTGGCTCTCGATCAGGCTGCGGAGCGACCAGCCATCCAGCACCACTCGGTCCCACTGCAGCCAGGTCGACTCCAATCCCCGCAATGTGTGGGAGGAGGCAAACCAGTCCATTTGCCAGTAGGCGAGCAGCACCAGCGGCGCCGGCGCCCAGTCGCGGGCAATCTCGGCCGCCTTCCGTCCGCTGGAAGCAGCTGCGTAACCCAACGCCAGCACCACGACCGGGGCCGCATAAGAAGCGAACCGTTGCGCGGGCGTCAATTCAAACCGGTACGCGAGGACTGCAGTGTAGAGGAAGAAAAAGACCAGCAACCACTCCGCGGAACGAACGGACGCAAAGGTGTCGCTCCATATTCCTGGAGCGGCGTTAACTGTGCCAGATTCTGAGAGACTGCGCTGGCCAGTCCCGTTCATCCCGATTTCTGGTTGCATCGCCGAACTGCTTGGCTCTTGCCCTCATCCAGCGTCCCTCGACCCGTTACGAGGAAGGAGCATGGACTATTCAGGGTACTTTATCAGAGCGAATGCCCCAATGGGGTAGTTTCTCGCCCACCTTAGACAAATTTAACTATATCTGGTACTGGGTGGTACTCCCACTGAACGCTGTTCTTTCAACCAGTTTTGAGGGGTACACCTGTCAATCGATGGCTTCGTTCGGCTTCCACGGCACGGGCCCATCCCGGCGTTCCGGGCCCGGATTGCTGTATTGTTGGAGTAAGGCGGTGCGCCTCCAATTCGAGACACGCGTCGCCCTCCCCGAATTGAGCCCATCGAATGCCGAGAAACCTTGAAGAAGTAGCCAAACTGGCAGGGGTCTCCACCTCCACCGTATCCCGAGTACTGAACAATGTAAGCGTGGTGAAGACGTCCACCCGCACACGCGTGCTGAAGGCGGTGGCGCAGCTCAATTACCATCCGAATCTTCACGCCCGCACGCTGGCCGGCGGCAAAAGCCGGACGATCGGGATGATCGCCTCCAACATGGAGAATCCCTTTTTCTTCGACGTCTTCAAAGCGTTGGAGGCACATGCCCAGGCGAGCGGGTACGAAGTCGTCGTTGCCAACACGGACTACGATCCCCAGCACCTCGTCAGCAGCATCCGCCTGATGATTGGACGCCGCGTCGCCGGCCTCGCCGTCGTCGTCTCCGAGATGGACCAGGAATTGATTCAGGAACTGGCCCAGTCCCAGATTCCATGCGTCTTCTATGACGTCGGCTCCGCGCGCCGCAACATCACCAACATCCGTGTCGACTACCGCAAGGGGGTCGAACGCATCGTCGAGTATCTGTACGACCTCGGGCACCGCAGCCTGGCCTTTATCGGCCACCACTCCGGCTTGGGGCCCACCAGCGAGCGCGAGAGGGCCTTCGTTGCCTCGGTCTCCCGGCATGGCAGCGATGTGGAATGGCGTACCGTGGTCGACCGCGACGGCCTCGATGGTGGCCGAAATGCCACGCGAGAGTTGTTGGATGGCGGCTTTCAGCCCAGCGCCATCATCTGTGTGAACGACTTCATGGCCGTCGGTGTCCTTAGGGAATTGCGGGAAAGGGGCCTCTCCGTGCCTGGTGACGTGTCGGTGACCGGGTTTGACAACA encodes the following:
- a CDS encoding serine/threonine-protein kinase, which gives rise to MHPPVSGRSRYELREVLGRGGMGVVYKAYDTLMHREVALKTILDVQSKAALDLFYREWGLQASITHPNIAEIYDIGEMQHEGAVRPYFVMPLLPGTTLTELIRTSSARLTIDRALGILTQVCRGLQAAHDRGLIHRDLKPSNVFVLEDDSVRIIDFGIAHVETSAQTSVRGTLAYMAPELLQMKPASVASDIFALGVLSYESLTRRRPFEGSNDAELSRAILYSSPHPISELVQGVPLNVSRTIHKAMAKQPWHRYASAREFGETLIKAQRGEPIDFFDSAKVLPRVERASRAYERGEYQVATEILNELECEGHIEQEILLLRRQVEQTQRQLTVRGFLDSARRFAEEEEFALSLRKVQEALDLDPENTDAQALRNEVEKQRRARKIEEWAALAKKHLENNAFTHARTALQSLLELRPNEPNALALLAEIQRKEQEFEKIRQEKSRLVASARDAWQRGEVTSALTNLEKWVNLDGQAPETDAERMVSLQSFYKQVRGEHEALKNSYDKARHLLSEGDHAGSLAICNQYLAKYPGHALFQALKFDVEERQRQNLSAYIAETDRRVDNEADLDRRVAVLEEALRQHPGESHFERALKLTRDKRDLVSSVASRARLHEDEGRFGEALDQWEVLRAIHASFPGLEYEIDRVQKRRDSQALVDARSGWIRQIDHHIEARDFTKAAASASQALAEFPGDQELIELRKMADEKYAQVNLAVSLLEQGRAVAAEGQPEAALELLHKAYQTDRDNPMIRSALVNALALRAKNVADTDPTSADELVGQILKIDPGHTIGLNLRALRADKKKEEFIGWCTAQARKLQAAGDLEGAIVIVQEGLSKYPNDARLNQLYTTLDRTQGGIRKMPQPPPLPAPPPPAAAAPGPPPPVVPPKPGPAPSVPQPPTRVPTMAPPVVPPPPGPGGNVPPPLPVQSPPVVPPPPSAAVPLPPQASVNVPPTPPLPPPGPGVPPLPVTERPIAGKSPLPAEPAVPPTTVISPVAPPTVLKSQAPPPPPAKPSSLATLVNSSKTIRYGLVGAAALILIASVAAIFKKAQPVGPVLVKVEVRTTPQGAKISISDQDRGVSNLKLDLTPGEYRAAAELEGYQPTFSTFTVRPGAPIVVDLTLLPWKPAVRVVSEAEVTQATLSGQTMNPGAPGEYAVDSLGEGSYQLRIVSPKGEVSAGLQLSPRSVATLAGPIQVKDLGLMLVNQYLDRVVIYYSDPTSKVSLDGQPAQPVPVDGLSINGVKTGAHTVNVEVGTTTRTLTFTMAQTPIVQAFVLGKAEADMGTILVKAGEENVSVTINGYPHYLKTRQGQVRLVSIKPGTYKLAIAKDGFEVPPAQNVEVKKGEEAIVEFKLKQIAKLATAKIQGAPGAQLFIDGQAAGSLAPDGTFSVDVAPGSHSFELHRGTAKSKPVTRDFKSGETVQVAVDLPAQQVNGTVRFEVTPSDATLTIRRANEPESQARPVSQNPLSLPEGSYIVFAASPKHTSSVANLNVQNGVSQTLTLSLRALEDRQPKKAAETHGLGDFDDPNGWSNEGEWNVRKGGKYVTYRLANTAAVFQFQIQQRKGKRLQWFLHYTDSRNHVLFRLDKTSFSRVLVAGGKSTDQARIEHHLQDTGTYEVRITVDSDRIVHELRNGDRWVVVDSYSEKGVDLAAGKFGFYVPESLIPGHDEYGVKKFTMVTKPR
- a CDS encoding LssY C-terminal domain-containing protein, translated to MVSFFTLLACRAAAVLAWVLLLTPELANAGAFNTLPTNSGTVVTVRLLSPLSSFSSRPGDEFQAIVVAPVEQDGRILIPRNSIVRGRVAKTTRVGRGFIHERASMQLEFYEWQPPGGDKQPFTARLMEVDNAREQVLENGRIKGILATSGPPGLLLGMWRRPDLSMFGRASIGFSGIAHFTWLQSNFHPAMAPAIAGLRMLLVRFPEPEIHLPAGADLVLSTRSRFQPLPAVPTSLLPSPPAELVSLAAAQPLLTTRGTSGKSADITNLLFIGSREDLEQAFQRSGWFTADTMAPQTVLRGYKAMTTQDAYPTAPVSLLQLHGRPPDLVFQRSLNTIAKRHHIRVWKQPDQYEGREVWVAAATHDTGIRVRAGGMSYTHRIDPYIDRERHKVVEDLSFAGCVEDDDLIDRPDFSDEPYGRISTDGRMAVVRLKACTPTVDLTAASQIPPQRIRPSARLLRRFILENRHAIIRGNLYYLAFQGINSFRKHRQRPILIESAGEDLESPLD
- a CDS encoding phosphatase PAP2 family protein; the encoded protein is MLVFFFLYTAVLAYRFELTPAQRFASYAAPVVVLALGYAAASSGRKAAEIARDWAPAPLVLLAYWQMDWFASSHTLRGLESTWLQWDRVVLDGWSLRSLIESQGRLIPSVLELAYSLLYSIPPLSIAALYIYRRRHRVDEFLFPYLLSTLLVYALLPFFPSASPRLEFAHLDLPAVDTVFRRFNLWVLSWGDIQTGVFPSGHVATAFSCALSMRYALPEKPWVGRLLMVMAVLITIATVYGRYHYAVDGAASILLSFIAIGISRRISRG
- a CDS encoding LacI family DNA-binding transcriptional regulator, with amino-acid sequence MPRNLEEVAKLAGVSTSTVSRVLNNVSVVKTSTRTRVLKAVAQLNYHPNLHARTLAGGKSRTIGMIASNMENPFFFDVFKALEAHAQASGYEVVVANTDYDPQHLVSSIRLMIGRRVAGLAVVVSEMDQELIQELAQSQIPCVFYDVGSARRNITNIRVDYRKGVERIVEYLYDLGHRSLAFIGHHSGLGPTSERERAFVASVSRHGSDVEWRTVVDRDGLDGGRNATRELLDGGFQPSAIICVNDFMAVGVLRELRERGLSVPGDVSVTGFDNIKLSEYSAPPLTTAHIPRAKIGELAFTALMQNEETVLPAGREVVIEPELVLRGSTGPAGRGAARKKVS